A genomic window from Bradyrhizobium lupini includes:
- a CDS encoding ABC transporter ATP-binding protein: MTPAAHIALRNVSVRFPVLSFRDRSLRSRFVNAMTLRRTTATPHIVSALSDVNLDIRAGDRVAIIGANGAGKTTLLRVLAGIYHPTSGSVDVLGRCLPLFDLSAGFDEEATGYENIMRRGLVIGARRSEIDAKRGEIAAFTELGDRLDLPLRTYSSGMMLRLIFAVATAVEGEIVLLDEWIGVGDQQFRKKARQRLDEIVVRAGILVLASHDIELIKSTCNRAILLEEGRIVAAGATDEILGQYLGGAKA; encoded by the coding sequence ATGACCCCCGCAGCTCATATCGCGCTTCGCAACGTCTCGGTGAGGTTTCCGGTGCTGTCGTTCCGCGACCGCTCGCTGCGCAGCCGGTTCGTCAACGCGATGACACTGCGGCGGACCACGGCGACCCCGCACATCGTCTCCGCGTTGAGTGACGTCAACCTCGACATCCGTGCCGGCGATCGCGTCGCCATCATCGGCGCCAATGGCGCCGGCAAGACCACGCTGCTGCGGGTGCTCGCCGGCATCTACCATCCGACGTCGGGCAGCGTGGACGTGCTGGGCCGCTGTCTGCCGCTGTTCGATCTCTCGGCCGGATTCGACGAGGAAGCGACCGGCTACGAGAACATCATGCGGCGTGGCCTCGTGATCGGCGCACGGCGCTCCGAGATCGACGCCAAGCGGGGGGAGATCGCCGCATTCACCGAACTGGGCGACCGGCTCGACCTGCCGCTGCGCACCTATTCCAGCGGCATGATGCTGCGCCTGATCTTTGCAGTCGCAACCGCCGTCGAGGGCGAGATCGTGCTGCTCGACGAATGGATCGGCGTCGGCGACCAGCAGTTCCGCAAGAAGGCGCGGCAGCGGCTCGACGAGATCGTTGTACGCGCCGGCATTCTGGTGCTCGCCTCGCACGACATCGAGTTGATCAAGAGCACCTGCAACCGCGCGATCCTGCTGGAGGAGGGGCGCATCGTGGCGGCCGGCGCGACCGATGAAATTCTCGGCCAATATCTCGGCGGCGCGAAGGCGTAG